The Rhopalosiphum maidis isolate BTI-1 chromosome 1, ASM367621v3, whole genome shotgun sequence genome has a segment encoding these proteins:
- the LOC113548847 gene encoding cuticle protein 18.6-like: MAIKMIMFVALFGHLAVAYPPTEYKSYDTDHYDHAPKPYNFEYDVKDLHTHDIKSQHEVSDGHGNVKGSYRLVEPDGSTRVVEYTADHEHGFNAVVKKIDAPNHHGEYSGTADYHHHYDSLHPYEHSSYKFY; this comes from the exons atggctATCAAG ATGATAATGTTTGTCGCTTTATTCGGGCATTTGGCTGTTGCATACCCACCTACTGAGTACAAAAGTTACGACACCGACCACTACGATCATGCACCTAAGCCATATAATTTCGAGTACGATGTGAAAGATCTTCACACGCATGACATCAAGAGCCAACACGAGGTGAGTGACGGTCACGGTAACGTTAAAGGATCGTACCGTCTCGTGGAACCTGACGGATCAACCCGCGTGGTCGAGTATACCGCTGACCACGAACACGGCTTCAACGCTGTTGTCAAAAAGATCGACGCACCCAATCATCACGGCGAGTACTCTGGCACCGCAGACTACCATCATCATTACGATTCACTTCATCCGTACGAACATTCGTCGTACAAATTTTactga
- the LOC113560790 gene encoding uncharacterized protein LOC113560790: MKKICEKEAFIRQQMTKLAQNEIEHKNSISNFNTRCQDHPTEIFIVVVPLSVKLVNTLYNVYHITILNHEEINKEELESDLPSNETSIEETIMMDVENSPINNQDTIFNEYNNCDIMFKAFDDAFETMYGTNEVSFIHIQKISEEFQANCIHMINTFKTQSESLEIEKSKYNLLENESATTINQLQLEVTKLNWQLKQQSSFSSIIGSTLCYYLWKATQISSVIDMVLQKDNITSMAKFITNILSGFIKTYNKQMPSIKTNETQFVLLILRILANLTTTKSGCHFFSQVNDGINITNLIVSLVLYTPPSLDILKNTSYSILYNVSIQFNGYLLMKNIKLIQTLQIDIKEALTKNNNTILFSLNLLFALTRKMDRSMYMIFKNEINLQEILKLTKYTETESIARQIYDNINIASEKFNDKSE, from the exons atgaagaaaatatGTGAAAAAGAAGCATTTATAAGACAACAGATGACGAAGCTAGCACAAAATGAAATAGAGCA CAAAAACtccatttcaaatttcaatacaaGATGTCAAGATCATCcaactgaaatatttatagtagtgGTACCTCTTAGCGTGAAATTGGTGAACacactgtataatgtatatcatattactattttaaaccaTG AAGAAATTAACAAAGAAGAGTTAGAATCTGATCTTCCAAGTAATGAAACATCTATTGAAGAAACTATAATGATGGATGTTGAAAATTCTCCAATTAATAACCAAGACaccatttttaatgaatataataattgtgatatTATG tttaaagcaTTTGATGATGCATTTGAAACTATGTATGGTACTAATGAAGTGAGCTTTATTCACATTCAGAAAATATCTGAAGAATTCCAagcaaattgtatacatatgataaatacatttaaaacccAAAGTGAATCAC ttgaAATCGAAAAATCCAAGTATAATTTACTGGAAAACGAGTCTGCTACTACTATAAATCAGTTACAATTGGAAGTCACTAAACTAAACTGGCAACTCAAACAACAATCTTCATTTAGTTCTATTATTGGGTCTACACTATGTTACTATCTATGGAAAGCAACACAAATATCTTCAGTAATTGATATGGTTTtacaaaaa gataatataacaagtatggctaaatttataactaatatacttagtggttttattaaaacatataataagcAGATGccatcaataaaaacaaatgaaacaCAATTTGTGTTACTTATTTTGAGAATACTAGCTAACCTAACAACCACAAAAAGTGGTTGTCACTTTTTTTCACAAGTAAATGAtggaattaatattactaatctTATTGTGTCTTTGGTGTTGTATACACCTCCCTCACTTGATATATTAAAGAA tacttcttattcaatattgtacaatgtaagtattcaatttaatggATACTTGCttatgaaaaacattaaacttaTACAAACATTACAAATTGATATCAAAGAAGCACTTACCAAGAACAACAACACAATTctgttttctttaaatttactatttgctTTAACTAGAAAAATGGATAGATCaatgtatatgatttttaaaaatgaa ATCAATTTACAAGAAATActcaaattaacaaaatatactgaGACAGAATCAATAGCCAGACAAATATatgataacattaatattgcaagtgaaaaatttaatgataagtcTGAATAA